The Pithys albifrons albifrons isolate INPA30051 chromosome 4, PitAlb_v1, whole genome shotgun sequence genome segment CCTGTCTTAAGCACACAAACTGTAGTGCCCTGGGTTTGAAAATAGCTTTGAAGGGAAATGAGGTTCGTGACAACATTTGTCAGGAAAACACAGACACTACACCCCAAAAATGTGGAACAGGTGTGTATCATAATAAGGAAGAGTGCTCTGAAAACATACCTTTAATTATcactaaaattaatttatcagCATTTATGATAAATATATCTAACTTCTTAGCCATTTGCCTGCTATGGTGATGGCCATAGTAGAGTTTTAATTATTGTAGCTTAGACCAGATAGGATTCAAGCACAGAGAGCAATCTCTTTATAGAGACCACTTCTCAGcttgttttttaaacactttttcttaTCATTCttgctgcttgcatttttttttttttacagagacaggcagggaaaCACATTGGAACTATTGACatgttcttcctttctttcccatttcagATGTAACCCTGTGTGAGGAGGCCATGTTCAGGTTTGCTGTTCCTGCTCATCTCACACCAAACTGTCTGAACATACTAGCAGAGAGTTTGCCTGGGACAAAGGTTAGCACAGAAAATATTGAAAGGATTAAACAAAGACACAGCCCTCAAGAGCAGACCTTCCAGCTGTTGAAGTTATGgaagcagcaaaacaaagaacaggATATGGTCAAAAAGATTATTCAAGGTATCTCACTGTGATAACATGTGTGTTAAAAGCAGCCTTTTaaatggcatttaaaaattGCTTGGGATGAAATACCTCCTGGTGATGTGTTGTGCTCAGAGGAGGGCCTGCAGGGCTTGGCTGAGATTTATTGATGGAGTAAGCACTGTAAAGTTGAGGGGAAACAGGAAGAGGATTCAGCTTCTCCTGATCAGTCGAGGACTGAATTCTTCCCAGACCTGTAGCCCCACAGGGAGGTGTGTTGTGCCATGGCAAAGATCCCTTTTTGAGACTGCATATGAATAATTTTGAAGCACGTTTCCCACTGTTATATGTGCACAGTGGCTGTTGAGGTTAGAGAGGGCTGGATGCCTGCAACTTAGAATGCAACTAGTTTCCTATGAAGTGGAGGTCGATATTTTGGACTAGGACATCTATTCACAGCGTGGGGGCACATAGGAATGAGGAATACACAGACAggctttcccttcttttccccttctagTACCTATTTGTCATGCTGATTCCCTGCTTTGTTTGTGCTGAATCTACCAAGACAGGTTTCAAAGGTAAAATCGTGCTGCAATGTTAAGACCAAGGTTTTTACAAGTCAGGCAAACTCTTTTCATGTAAGCAACCATCAACAGACACCACattcaaatgaaattttgtCCACATGGAATAGAtttgaaatgctgcagaaatggGGGGTTTGCCCCTCTGCTATTTAGTATGTATGCTTATGTCAGACTGTGAAGTGTCTAGAGTACTTCAAAGCCAAAATTACTATTTTAGCAAGGTTGCCCAAACGTTTCTGAAGAGAATGAGCTAAATTTTCATTCACTAGAACTAAATATTAAGAATTCTATGACATACACACAACATTTTACAGAACAGATGACACAACTGTATAGCTGTGAAGTTTGTTTGTAATTTGGGGTTGTTTGTATTTGCAAAGTGAATTAAATTCTTGAATGTTTTTCATAACTGGAGcctgaaaaagcaaagctaagAGAATTatgtgaaataaagaaaaaaaattggaaaggaATATTAATCTTGAAattttggaaggtttttttgCAGGCCATGGTAAAGTTGCAGCGCATTGTACTtacctcttttttcttcttgtttctaTAGATATTGATCTTTGTGAAAATAGTGTCTTAAAGCATGTTGGCCACCTGAATCTCACCTTTGAACATCTCAACATGCTGATGGCAAGTTTACCAGGCAAGAAAGTAGGAAAAGAAGATGTTGAACGCACAATGAAATTATGTCAACGCACAGAACAAGTCCTGAAGCTTCTCAATCTGTGGAGAATAAAGAATGGTGACCAAGACACCATCAAAGGTTTAATGTATGGACTGAAGCACTTGAAAATGTACCACTTTCCAAAACGAACCATCCAAAGTCTGAAGAAGATGATTAAGTTTCTTCACAGATTTACAATGTATAGATTATACCAGAAACTCTTTTTAGAAATGGTAGGGAACCAACTTAAATCTGTGAAAGTAAGATGTGTCTAACTCaagatatttttcattcatCACTCGCTATTTTTCTCTAATTACTGCCAGCAGTAATTGAACTGGAACATTGTTTTGCCACATTATGTTTTACTATTTATAGAAATGCCTGACTGGAATAGTTCTAAGTTGCAGtggttttggaggtttttttctttaataaaaatcacttttgtaGAAGCTATTAACCTGTTGATAACACTAAGAGCCTGATTCTGTATTTTCCCACGTTCAGAGTTAAAAAGTCCCACTATAGTCACtagatgagaaagaaatgctgaacCAGGCTCTACTCCAGTATTTGCTATTTATGTTCTTTGAGGAATAAAAATTTTTGTTGTACATATTTATTAAGTTAAATGGAAATTGTATGAGACTGAATTttaggaagagaaataaaaagcaaactgtATATTTTCTAgttaaacaaaaatgttttcatatatttttctgGTAAAATTTTGTAGCATGCCCTAAGAGTTAttaattttcttacattttgtatttaaaagaagtATTATTGCTTAGTTTTATTTGTATAAGTTGTGGTATCTTTTGGTAAGGATGTTTTAATTTATCCGATGATTTTTAACTCAAATACAGTGAAAATATAGTGCAAGTGAcctgaatatttaaatattctgtgAGGAAGTGAATGTATCATATTTAAGAAGTtggatttttatatataatttcatagtcttattttataaaacaattaaatttttcagtttaCTTTTGACTGGTGTCTTACTCTTGACTCTGAAGTAGGAACTAGTAACAAAAATAGACTATGTGGATTTTGCACCTTATCTTGGGCTTGCCTCTCTGCTACTCCCTGTCTGGTCTAGTAGTTAATATGTGAACCAAGTAAATATTGACCAGCACTGGATTTTCATGGTCACTGCAAAGGTGTAAATGAAGGTGAAAAGTATAAAAGGTTCCAATTCAGAAGACCCAGGTGGCTGGGATACGACCGATTCCAGCTCCACAGACACATTTGGCCCAGCAACACTCTTGACCTGGTGTCGTTCTTGGAGAGCTCACAACCTTTGCCCTAACCACAGCTTGTAATTTCATGGAGGAAAGATGATGCATGGCCCTGACAGGCTTGGGAAGCCTCACATATTGCCACTATGTTTAAAGGAAGGGAGCACAGAGAGGTCACATAAGATAAATAGTCATTTACCATTTCCCTTGGCTATAGACTGAGGTACCTACAAAGCTTTGGGCcccctaaaaatggaacagaGATTGTATGAGTGTTGTTATCAAAAGCTCACATTATTTTAGGGACCAGTGGTCATTCACAGTGCAAGCCAAAGACttcagtggctgcagagagagACTATactcttgttctttttttctctaaaccATGTGAACAAGCTTGAATATTCAACATACTGTTTTTCCGTTATGTAAAGAAAGGAAGAACCATCAGCATTTAGCCTTGTATGACAAACATTCTTCTATTACAGATGAGGAGATCTTAACCAAAGAATGAGAAAGAGATTCCTGGTTGATGTGATAGGAGCTCATCAGAAGTGCTCTCCTTACAGAGTACAAATGGGGCatattgctttaaaatacttgGGTTTCACTTTTCACTGAATTCTCACATCATTTTTTGTATCAAAAAGAATAAGGTCCTTTTTAAATTTCACCTGCTAGTAGCATCTCCAGTGTAATTAAGTTTATATCAACAGTCTCAAATTTTCAAAATAGATAAAGGTGTTTCCATGACTCTGCCAGGTATGGAGATTTGGGGTGTTCTAGATGTTAAAATGAGAATAATGATCTTATTGGCAGCAAAACATTGAGAATTCCACACACCTCATAAACAATATCATGTTAATCCTATCTATGTAGACAACAATATTACAGTTGATAGTGTAGTTACAGTATGAAGTAGTAAAAACATCACAGAGCTATTGGCTagagaaaagcacagttgcttCTTAGTACATGGtactgtttttaatttgtacATTTACATTTCCATATTGCAAGTAGTTATATGTAACTCTCATTGTAAATAATACAATAGTTGTGGCCCTTCAGGAATGGCAATAGTGAAGAAGATGTTTGAAGCCAGAGACTATAGTTGATGCTTTAACTGCCATGTGAACACGCTATACTTCATTGCAGTA includes the following:
- the TNFRSF11B gene encoding tumor necrosis factor receptor superfamily member 11B, translated to MNKFLCCTLVLLDISVQWTIQGDSPPKYRHYDPGTSRPVLCDQCPPGSFVQQHCTATSPTRCAPCPDQYYSEEWNSHDECQYCSTVCKELQYVKQECTSTQNRVCECVQGRYLELEFCLKHTECPPGFGVAQPGTPESDTVCERCPEGFFSNETSSKAACLKHTNCSALGLKIALKGNEVRDNICQENTDTTPQKCGTDVTLCEEAMFRFAVPAHLTPNCLNILAESLPGTKVSTENIERIKQRHSPQEQTFQLLKLWKQQNKEQDMVKKIIQDIDLCENSVLKHVGHLNLTFEHLNMLMASLPGKKVGKEDVERTMKLCQRTEQVLKLLNLWRIKNGDQDTIKGLMYGLKHLKMYHFPKRTIQSLKKMIKFLHRFTMYRLYQKLFLEMVGNQLKSVKVRCV